In the genome of Nonomuraea sp. NBC_00507, the window AGCAGGTCGTGTACGTCCCTGCCCACCTTCAGCCGTTCGCGCAGGGCTGCCACCTCGACGAGCTCGGCCCTGGTCTGCTTGAGCTCGGTGACGAGAGCGACCAGCCGGGTCAGGCCGTAGACCGCCAGGGCGGTGGACAGGGTACTGAAGGATCGGTAGGCGGAAGCGATCGGGCCCCAGGCGTGCCAGGCCTCGACGGCGGGGAGACCGCAGATCACCACGCACAGCGGCCACGACACCGGCGCCTGCACGTAGAGCAGGACCACACCGGCGAAGAACCCCGATACGAGGAGCCCGGACGCTTCGCCTTGCACGAGCGGTGCGTAGATGGTGAGCGCCTGAGCGGTCATGGTCCAGGCCAGGCCCCTGGGCCGGGTGCGCGTGCGCAGGGCGGCCAGGTGCCAGAACTGCAGGCCGAAGGTCACGGGCAGCAGGGCCAAGTAGCCGACGTCCCCAGAACCGGGATCGAGCGTCTCGTCGGCGGCGAAGTTGAACAGCGACTGCCCGATGAACAGGACGTGCGTGACGACAAGGATCGGCGTGGCCAGTCGTAGGATCCGCGTGTCGTCATCGCGAGGCGGGACCGGGATCGCCGCTTCGGCGGGCGGCAGGGACCGTACCTGCTCCAGCGCCTCCCGCGCGACGGTGACGGCCCGGGAGATCGCTATTTGCGCCGCCTCCATGTCGCCTTGGCCCCGAGCGCGCCGCGCCAGCCGTTCGACGGCGGACACGCTGCTCACGACCAGGCGGTGTACGTGCCCCCACAGCCGTAGCCGTTCGACCTCGCCGGCCCTGGCGGCCAGCTCGGACCGCTCCCGCTGGACCCGGTCCAGCAGGTCGGCGAGCCGGCTGAGGCCGTACAGCATCAGGCCGACAGTGAGGGGGGCGACGACTGCGTAATAGACGTACACGGGAGCGAGGACCAGCGCGGACGCTATGGCGCCCTCGGCGACCGCGATCAGCCCGAAGATCAGCCAGGCGGAGGGACCGTGCACCACGAGGAGAGCCGAGGCGGCGACGAATCCCG includes:
- a CDS encoding sensor histidine kinase — its product is MALSPARLVTVFICVTCLIRVSFHLGEASAGPLTVASIIGVATLQLPISLPGRRRLSAVLFPVQAVLNYLPLLAEADSWRAGGSGFVAASALLVVHGPSAWLIFGLIAVAEGAIASALVLAPVYVYYAVVAPLTVGLMLYGLSRLADLLDRVQRERSELAARAGEVERLRLWGHVHRLVVSSVSAVERLARRARGQGDMEAAQIAISRAVTVAREALEQVRSLPPAEAAIPVPPRDDDTRILRLATPILVVTHVLFIGQSLFNFAADETLDPGSGDVGYLALLPVTFGLQFWHLAALRTRTRPRGLAWTMTAQALTIYAPLVQGEASGLLVSGFFAGVVLLYVQAPVSWPLCVVICGLPAVEAWHAWGPIASAYRSFSTLSTALAVYGLTRLVALVTELKQTRAELVEVAALRERLKVGRDVHDLLGRGLTTIVLHGELTLRLLEADPSRAMGQLERVTQAARAALADTARLSTPDRRLSLANEVDSARVVLESAGAGVRIDVAPVPWPVEPVLAVVLREAVTNVLRHSTPGECLIEIVVEDGRVRLRVANDGAAPDSDEPGTGLRSLRARLAAIGGELTTTRIGDRFELLARAPVDHEDLTPTR